AGCTTCTCTCAGAAACATTAAGTTAGACAGTCTGGatggtttttgtgtttttcaattACTTGTGATAATGATCAGTTCTGATAATGAGCCATGAAGCTAAAAACATGGTCTGTGTCCTGCACTAGACACTTTAATACAGCCTCCACAGAGAACTAGTAGTGTACCTGTGACTCAGTAGGAACGTGATGGTATTTATTTAGATTGTGTGAATCCATGGCTCAGGTGTCCAGCATTCCTTTCCCACTTTAACCGTCCACAGGAAAACCCAGTCAAAAGGAAGACATGGGAAAATGTGGCTTCAGAAGTTTCTTCAGGGACATTTAGTCTCAAAACATTTCAGTATAATCAGTATAGATTTTATAAAGGATGTATCATCAGATTAAAATTCCACTTTGCCTTTAAATGTACTTTCAAAATAAACTCTTGtcccaaaaatgtttttttaaaaatagttttaaattgtCTAAAGTTTGAAGGTAAACCATTTCCATTAGGGTTAGGCCAAACACAGCTTTGTAACAAACCCGACCAATTCAAATTTCCTTTTGTGAATTTGTAGAAATTCAGAAGAAAGTCGCGTACGTGACGTCAGTGGGCGGAGCTTGTGGTGTTACTAGAGTCAAATGTACCGAGATTCGTCTGGTGTTCTGAACACGACAGGTCTACATAATGCTCCCTGTCCATTTTTAGTTAAATAACCTCTACTAATACAGAGATATGGCGTGTTCCATTgcattataatcattataaaaGTAAACAATACTTTCACCAGCTGCTGcactgaacatgtttttttattataaatacatcTCGTTCAGTCAGTCAGAGAAGAGAAATTATATTCGCTGACAGTTGCTCGGGAGGGTCATTAGGTAAGAAAGTTATGTCACCAGGTAATAACTcacaactacatttacatttacagtatttaccagacgtccttatccagagcgacttacagtcagtagttacagggacagtctcccccctggagacactcagggttaagtgtcttgctcagggacacgatggtagtaagtggggtttgaacctggtcttctggttcataagcgacgATTACACAGGAACGACGTATTTCACAGAATGTAGTGGATAAAAATAAGACATTAGACTCTGGAGCTGTTTAACGACTGGAATACGTGCGTTCCCCCTTCTCACCACCCAGCTCCTGCGAGGATTTACCGGCAGCAGCGGCCGCGCGTTTCCGGGTTCCACCGGTGGTGcgctgccccctggtggtcagAAAAGATACTACACTTCGCACAGCTGGAGCATTCAAAACGCACACTGATATTGCATGATACTCTGGGGAATATAATGCAAATACTTGGATAATTACACAAATTCTGAGTGAGTCTTGTAAGATATAAGGAATCACATCGTAAAGCTGAAGCCTCAGCTTCTTTTCTCAAGCTCAGATAAGTTATGGTGCAGGACAAAGTAAAACCTTTTACATTCTGTGGCAAAGTGAATAAGGACATGGAGCACCAAGCTTCTATACCGCTCATGTAACTACTGTCCCTAAATAATCAAACAGACACATCTAGCAAGAGGGGGAGACATGGTGGAGTTGATGAGAGGGAGTGGAGAAGGGTAGGCATAGGGAGGAGTATGAGAACgaaagggagaaaaggagaaaaacacaaaaggagTTCTAAGACACAGGAAATTTGTAAGTATAAAAATGTCTTATTTatcataatatataaaaaaacagcttgCTGTTCTGTATGGTGGATGAATATGATGCAAAACTGTCAATAAAGCTGGTAGTTGTttagtcatttaaaaaatcagtaaaaaaaaatctagacaCATTGactgtatttgttttttacagTCAAATTGCTGTTTCCTTAGCAACCATAAAgtcaaatatgtgtgtgtgttcctgagtATGTTGTCTGTGCAACATAAAGGATTATTAGGACAAAgatggtcattaaaaaaaaaagctgattctttgttgtatattttgtattttaaattacaAAAGATCAAAGaccaaaaatgaaaagataGAGCTTTACACAGACTGTGCTTAAAAACACATTCTTTTGCATGAACTCATGTCTTGGACACCAAACTCTTACTGACAGGACGTGTGCAGAAATTCCAGTACTAAAGAGGGGAGGGGCGGAGAGAGAATCATAAAACAGCTGTTTCAGATATGCTTTGATCGCAAAGTGCATGTACTGTAAgcattaaagattttttaaagaataattaTAATCAGCACTCTACAACTGCAGAAAGACAAACCACAGTTGGCAAGAACTTCAGAACAAAACATTACCCAATTAGCATAGTTCAGAACCCCGAGGAGATGGCGACATCACGTTCCAACTGTGCTGGAAAGAGAATGGAAACTAGTGAAATGTAATTAAGAGTGTAATTACCAGGCTGCATGGCTGTATCCAGGGTCGTGTTTTACTCTTCCTAGCTGTATACCCTCATATTGTTCTATTGTTCAATTACTGGAGAACAAGTTTCATGAATTCCATTTATGCAGCGTGTGTCACAGATCCTTTCATCCCGCAGCTCATAAACTCCGGTGTGCTGCATAACTGCGAGATGGGCAGCTATCCAACCATCttgctgctgtgctgcttccACGGTAACACTAACGCTCAAAACATTCATTACTGTAATTACTGCTGCACTTTTTTCAATAAATCTCATCACCTAAAACATTGTGATTGTCTTTTTCCCACAGTGCTCGTCCGGGCCCAGCAGGCTGGTAAGGTTGTGTCACCGCTATTTCATTTAAAGCTCGTGTGTCAGTGGGAACCATGACTGCTTCTTAGTACGGAGACTCTGTGTTACCATGTCTAGTCATGGCATGCAGTCACTGACAGTTTAAAAATGAGTTGTGGTTCTGTCTCATGGCAGAGGTCACATTAACAGAAAATGAAGAACCCACAGCACTAAcatctggtgagtgtgtgtgattcatGCTGTTTTAGAACCTCCATTATTATACCATTACAGCCACCCCAAAGtcttcaaaagaaaaacaacacaaggGAAAACCAGCCCAATGACATTCTGCGTACATGTGTGCAATGCGATAATTCAGAGGAAAGTCTTCTTTCACAGTTAAAATACAGACATCTGTGTTTTGACTGGAAACGTAGTGGTGGATAACTCGCCATTACTGCTATTCAGAAGGCTGACACCCAAGTGCAGCACCGCTGTGCAAACTGACCCACAGTAGGAGGAAATTACTTTACTGTCATTAAGACAAATCATAACCAGCAGGATGTTCAGAATACGTTTCGATGTTTTAGAATGAGATGAATTTAGAATAATAAGTTGTACATTGATGTTAGACTGCAGGGAGGAGACCTACCCCTGCACCCGGATGTATTCTGTCCACCGGCCGGTCAAGAGATGCATCCACTCCTTATGTTTCTACAGGTTAACGCACACACATTGAAGATGTTGCTGGGCAATTGTTTATGATGCGATGATGAATATGTAATACGTCCATTCTGATCATTTCAGTCTTCCTCGGGTCTACGTGATCAACAAAGAGATCTGCGTACGCACCGTCTGCCAACAAGAGGAGTTCCTGATGGGTGAGGACGGGACATTACAGTCACACTTCAGTATAAGTATCTGCTAGTAAATCTCCCGTCTTTCTCAGCGGAGCTGTGCAGAGAGAAATCCGGATGGCCAAAGCGGCTCTCCCGGTCAACTAAGAAGCGCTGTCTCCGTCAAAACCCCAAGACCTGGTCAGGAAGGGCCTAATGAAGAACAGTTGGGAACTGGGTGGGCGGGCATGGACAATGTGAACGAAATCATGATATTGTGTGCTCAGAAAGCACAGCTTAGCACCTCAAATCAGCAGTGAATTTGGAGAAATTGCCAATCAGCACAAATGTATACCTAAAAAAAGTAAAGTTCAGTATTCTCACCAGAACATTGCCTTACACTGACAACAGAAAACTTACTTACAATGCAGAATGTAAAGGGTTTTTCTGAAtctatgtacatttacagttatCCTTTTTCGCTCCTAGCCAACATTTTCTGACTGTagtgtaaaacacaaaataaaaaaaaaagtttttacttCACTGGACTGCATTGCTGCAGACAAAAGTCAGACACTGACCAACCTTCAATATTGTTATATTTCTCTGAACATGTACAGTACATatacaatacatacacatatacagaaGTGTACAGTTATAAACACATTTCAGGAATAACAGCATGCTGTATATGATTTATATACAGTGCATATACAACCTTGGAACAATAGCGTCACACATGATCACACCACATAATCTGAAATGAGTAAAGAAAGTACACCTTCAATCTATAGACATGACTTACGACTGTTTTGATGTGAGTGCACCATATTCGGAATAATACAGCATAATAGACTGGAATGATGTAGTAATGGCAAACAATGTCACAAACACAATAACTTACATTTCACTGCGGCAGTCCATTTTTAGCAGAACATTTCAAATCAAACAAAGACAAGTGCCCCTTTGTACTGCAGACATTAAGTAATAAACTCTGCTCATCAAAGTGATGTCATGATGACCCTCTCACTGCAACCTCTGACCTTTGTCTTTTGGTACTATTTTAAAACCCATCCCAACATGGACTGGTCTCCAAAAATACTGCGTCAGCAATGACTACTGCTGACAACATCGGGTTGTGTTGTGCTCTGCAGGACTTCAGTAAGTGGAACACAAGGAACCCGCACAGTCATACAGTAGCTGGCTGCTGCATGCATACGCAGGGGCGGGGGAGTAGAAAGCATTATAAAGTGCCAACCACTAGAGGACACGCTGCAGGTACATCAAACACAAGAGTTCAATCCTatcatgtaaatacatttttacattattaaagaAAGATTTAAACTTTATCTAGCCATAACTAAagcctgctgttttattgtgtttctgAATATTAGTAGTTTGTATGTACGTCTACCTTTTCGCAAATACGGTTAAAGCAGGGTCCTTGTATCTGAGGTCATGACATCAGAAAATACCTTATATAATGATAAATGTTCACATACAAGGTCACATTACACAACACGGAAAATATTATGACACCTGGAGAGGACCTAAGGTGATGGAGGATTATTTGGTCTTAGACATGAGACAAAACATAAGAGTACTGACTGagatttctgtttctgtttctcttgCCGTTTATCCGTAAGGTGGCTTTACGCTATTGCTTTGACCTATATCCCGTATTTTATCATTGTTTTCTAAGCCAGCTAGGTGCACCTTGACAGAAGAAAGGCCTGAGGACAGATTTTTGGTTGTGAGGGGCAGTGCAGTGTGTAAAAACTTGAACCTTGGACAGCGATATGATGCACACTGTGGTCagagtgcatttttaaaaagaaaaaaacagtagaTGTGTTGCAAGGACAGTTGTTTCTAAACTCCTTTTAAATCAATGGTATAATGTATATTGTTGGTGTTGAACCCATTTTAAACTGGATGAGCCTAGAGTTCATCTAGGTTTCCGGTTACAGTACACAAACCCAATGACACACTAACGAAGTGTcacccaaaataaaaaaagagaaataaagacatGTACATGTTTTAGAACTGAACCCAGCTGGTGGAAGAAGACTCTGGTTCAACTGGCTGAGGAAGACAGCTGTGAAAACACGGCACATTAAAACACTTTCTATTGACTTAATTTAATGTGGTCACGTATTTCTAGGCTACAGCAtcagatgtgtgtttgtattgttttgctCTTAAAGCAATGGCACCCACATATCATAATTGTTATATAAAATCCCAAGATAACTgggaactttttattttaattttgaaaaCAGACACAAGTCAGCACTGGAAAGTACTTCATTACTTTATAGTGACATGGGAATATTGGAAGTGCTGATTTTTCTATTTCTCAATGGGGACTTATACAGCACAATATTTATCACAGTTACTACATGTTGCCTGCTGTATGTTGCCTAGGAACTTAGGAACAGAGAAAGAACTACTTCATCTTGGAAGCTAAATGTAAAGGCAAAAGCCTCATGGTACTCCCTCTCCTACTGCTGGCCATGTTTAATCATCTAGTGTTAATGAACATTGTTTGTAACCACACTAACTTCCTGGGGTTTCTGTGTTGGGATGTTTGGGTCTGTAAAAGCCCTGCTCATTTTggcaacataaaacataaaacactaGCCAAATATTGAGCTCAATTTCAGTGCACATTTTGTATTGTCCTGATTGGCATTGACTGAATGACTAGTTTACCTTTCAGATGTGGAGAAGTCACCCCAGAGGTCTGAACTGGGGTTGGTTTGGCTGGATTGTACAATAGCACTGGAACTGTTTGTGTCCAAATCTAACAAAGAGCCTgtgagaaacagacagatgctGAAAATCTCCCTTAAAAAAGAGATAAAGTATTTCAGGACTGGTAAGGACTACTTACCAGTGGCACTATCCACTGCATCGTGACTGGATGAGCTATTGGGTGCAGGTGAGGATATCTTGCCACCAGGGGGTGGTGGGAGGAGTCCGAATCCACCCGATCCTTGAGGACGAGACTTCTCCTTCTTTTTGGCTTGCTGTATTCAGGGAAAAGGTTTTATGCAAATCAATGAGAATGTACAGACCAAGTCATTTTCATCTTTtgcaaattttttaaataaactgagTACCCCAATGTTGAGGGTAATTGTCTGGCCTTCTTTAAAACCAAGGTCCAGCTTAGGGCCTAAATCAGGTGCCTGGGCCTGTTTGCTGATTTCATTGTCCTGTTTCACCCACCtgataaatagaaataaaacacacacacacacacacacgcacatataatATCACTTAATAAACATctgatcaatttaaaaaaataaagcacagaaGTACATGTTTCTAGAACAAACTGAGCCGCGGACGTACACTGCAATTTGGCCTTCACATTGAACAGTTACTTATTGTTTTACACCAGGGCTCCGCAACTCACATCCCTCAAGGTCTAGGTGGTGCTATCTGTGTGGGGCAGGAACATGTTACTTTAATATTATTACATTCCCCTCTAACAAAGATAGTAAGGGGTTGCTATTTCTCAAACAGTAGTGGAGTTAAATTAACTAGTGCAGAAGACATCAGGCACAGAGGAATACCTTCAAAAATGGATGTCACTATTCTGAGATTGTCACACATGTGTGATGTTATTCCTTCTTAACCTCTCCACAACGTTAATTATGCCAATAAAATGTATACCTTTTTACAAGAAGCTTCTAGAATGATCCtcttaatagtaatagtaagagaatgagtaataataatagtaccAGTAAAGGTAACATAATGAGTAATGAAACTAACCACTCCCAGTACTAACAAAAGTAGTATTATCAATCTTTGAAagagaaataagtaaaagtaaCTTATTACTTTTCCTGACTAACTCGCCCGACACTGGTCAAGTCTGAAGCCTTGATTGGACACTTGAATTTGAGGTCCATTGCGTTTTAAGCACTCAGCTGTCGAAAAACAGAGCTGCcggtttttgtcatttcattttggCAGGATAGGACTTACTTGAAATGGTCCTGCAAAGCAACGTTGAAGTCAAATGAGTCTCCTCTGTCTCCAAACCCAATACCGATGAAAGCGCTACGGcctgagagacagagacacgtATTAAGTGTTTTCCCAAGGCTTTGAGCGCATCGGTATTAAATTATTACAGCGACAGACAGCAGGCTCACCGCTGCCATCCTGGATCCGAAGGATAAAGTAACGGCTGGAGTCGCTCACAGTCTCCACAGCAATTCCAGGGTACTCTTCCACTGGTGCCTGGGCAAACAGCTCCCCTAGGTTAGTTGGGAAAAATAAAGTCATCTTAGCACACCGGCGTCCTGAAATACGCTCATACGATATATACAACCATCCGATGCGTGCAAGACAAATTGGATGAGAAGCATTCTACAGTTTAGTGTATGTTACCAGATATTTTGTCCTCTAGCTTGATGTAAGCCACCTTCCCCTTGGCTGTTACCCGCATGCGCCCCGTCCAGTCAGGTGCATCCAGCTTCCAGTCCGCTGCCCTGAAGAAGAGTCAGACAGTTGGTTGCGACAAACGTGACTCAGAAGGAGGaacaagagagggagagatctATACAGGtgataggggtggtagtagcctagtgggtaacacacttgcctacgaacccgaagacccaggttcaaatcccactgactaccatcctgtcagcaggacacttaaccctgagtgtctccagggggggactgtccctgtaactactgattgtaagttgctctggataagggcgtctgataaatgctgtaaatgtaaatgtatatacagaGATATAAGCGTGGTGTGCTGCGGCTTTACAATATGGACTCAGAATGCCACACTATGTGTTGTTATGTGCTAGAATTATCTTATTGCGATATTGTCAGAAATGCCATTAAGTTATTATTACTTCAATTTCTTCATTTATCCGTTGATCCCATGACTTCCACCCATTTTCCAcctcactttacttttactttacatttattacaagtCAGCTAATGAAGTGTAATACTGGTGAAGACTGGTTTGTGATGATCTCAACTGTAtaatttattatcatttaagaaaatgtacatttacagcatttaccaggcgtccttatccagagcgacttacaatcagtagttacagggacagtccccccctggagcaatttagggttaagtgtcctgctcagggacacgatggtagtaagtggggttcgaacctgggtcttctggttcgtagcgagtgtgttacccgctaggctaccaccactcATTTATCGGATATTAAGGTTCATATGGTGACATCGGCGGCTTCTGTCATCTTAAACCACGATGGGTCGGAGGTAAGAGGACGTGTTTTGGACACGATGACGTGCCAGGGGACCAGTTGGTGAGACGCACTGCGCCTGAGGGCAAATGTCAATGTCAGGGAGTCATTCCGGCCGCCACGCAAGCAGCAAATCAACCGTGATAATCAACATAAAATCTATAATCCTGACACGGTCACGACCGAGGAGATACGAAGCTCCAGTCTGCTGATTTACGACGTCGCAAATGGCGAGATAAAATGTGAATGGACAGGGCAGCAGGAGGACGCCCGGTTACTCcagcgtccccgtccccgtccccggcCCCGGCCCCGCCGCACCTGCTCTCCACCTACCTGACCCCCCGGTTGGACGCCCGCGGCGGGATCCGGTACACGTTGACGTCAGATTTGACACACAACACGGACTCGTACTCCCCCTCCGCCGCCATCTTGCTGTTTAATTCCCGGTTGTTGTTCGTCCTGGCGGGTTAACGGTCCCGGTATCGTAATACACCGTTTATCTGCGCACCGCAACATCGCCCGTTCATTACACACAGTTTTAatcatgcacacaacaaaacaacacacaacaaccataataataataatgctacaGTGTAATTCTTTATTCAAGTCTCAGGATGTAATAATcaagcacacaataaaacaatacacaacaaccataataataatgctaCAGTGTAATTCTTTATTCAAGTCTCAGGATGTAAtcatgcacacaataaaacaacacacaacaaccataataataatgctacagtgtaattctttatttaatcaagcacacaataaaacaacacacaacaaccataataataatgctaCAGTGTAATTCTTTATTCAAGTCTCAGGATGTAAtcatgcacacaataaaacaacacacaacaaccataataataatgctaCAGTGTAATTCTTTATTCAAGTCTCAGGATGTAATAATcaagcacacaataaaacaatacacaacaaccataataataatgctaCAGTATAATTCTTTATTCAAGTCTCAGGATGTAATAAtcatgcacacaataaaacaacacacaacaaccataataataatgctaCAGTGTAATTCTTTATTCAAGTCTCAGGATTTAGCACCAAGTGGTCGGTGGATGCCGGGGAAGCAGAAGGAAGAGAGACTTCAGAGTCCAAGCAGCGCAAAGGCATCTCTGAGGTCCTCTGTCTCACACGGCTGGGATGGCGACAGAAAATGCAACAGCGGTGAACACCGAAGCTTCACACATAATCACCGTTACGTCTCATTCGAGGCTGAGTCGACTTCCAGAGATGTCTGTGGTGTGTACCTGAAGGATGCGGTTCAGCTTCCTGGCCAGTCTCACTGAGTTCTGAAGAAGGCCGTCCCAGGCCTTGAAGGCTCTCTGCCTCCGAGCCACGAATGTCTGCCAGCAGTAGTAATAGTCTGAGGGGTGAACACAGCGTTCTGACAAATCGTGCATTCTTGTCCCTCTCACGCTGGCGGACGTTGACCGTGAAGGACACCATCTCATCAGCAAACCATTGCATCATTACCTTTGTAAGCCATGACTGACAGGTGAACGCCTGCCCTCTTGAGTGTCCTCAGCCCCTCCCTCTCCAGGCTGTCCTCCAGGTCGCAGAAGTAAAGCCGTGCCACGAATATCCGCAGACGGAGGTTTGGCGTCCGCAGGAGGAAGTTTGCCACACGACGGGAGCAGTCAGAACATGGGGACCAGGAGCAGAACCAGGTGACAGAGTAGAATGCCTTCACCTCACCTGGACCTGAACCCCAAAGACCTGGGCACAGCGCCCCCAGGTGGCGAAGAAAGAGTAGCTGATGGTGGACGGAGAGGGAATGAGTGGTGATCAGAAATGTAGACAAAtatatcttgtttttttaactcTGGAATTAAACTGAACGCAGAATGCACgttctttacatttaaaaaacaaatctgtcCTCAATCACTCGACAGGTCTCCCTCACTCACTTCCACGTGGCACCCTGAGCGGTTTCTGAGGTGTCCAAAGTCGAAGGAGAGCGAGTTGGGGCCGATCCTCCTCTTCACCACAAAGCAGAGGTAGGTCTCACATCGGCCGCGAGCCCACCGCAGGTTCTTATAATGGTAAATGAACTTCTTCTGGGTCATGAGAACACTGGTGGAAGGCATGACATGACTTGACTGTGTATAGATTAGTGGAGATTTTtggtgtgctgtgttttagtCTGAAAATGGTCAAAATGAACACCCTGTCGGACAAGTTTTTAGTTCATTCATTGAAAGACAGCTGTGCTATAAAAGCTGCGTCTCCATCCTGTTGTGTATGTacgtccattttttttttgcaccgcaCTTACAGTTTCCACTCACGGCAAAATCAAAGTGCACTGAGCAGGTTATTGCCATATTATTACcagaaaatacataaatgacTTTAATTGGTTGGAGATCTGAAGATCTCAGCAGTACTCATAACGGCAGACTATAATGACTAATCGTTAAATATGCATGCAAAGTCTCGGCTCTCGCTTTCAGCCTCTGATCTTTTAACGAAACCAGAGAAAGTCACTAAAGATGACATCtgtgtaatacacacacacacacacacacttgcactcAGCCTGATCAGTCGGTTTTCACAGCATATACTGGTCAGAAATGCAAAATCACCACCAAAAATATCTTGAGAATGTGAATGCTGGTCAATTTGTAAAACCTTCTTCCTGGACTCACCTGTCTAGCTTGGTAATCATTGTGAAAGATGAAACTCGCTTGCTAGGTCAGGCGTGCAAAAAGTGAGTGAGAATGTGAATGGGGGCAGAACGAGGGGAACGTATAGAAGACAAGCGACACACAGATGGAGCGGAGTAACGCGCGCTCTGGTTGGGCAAAGTCAATTTTCAAATCATGGGGGAGGAgtgagaaacatttaaaaacaacacccGTTTTAAAAGACAGTCATACTGACAATGGACTACACgacattattattttgaataaatgaattcatGACAAAATTTGAAACAATTGTGTATAAACAGAGCAGCAGAAGTGACCACATGCAAGACCCCTGGGAGGCTGACGTGAATGGCAACCTTCGTAATTACACATGTACGTCAGAAAGCTCTACCAAAAACCTTAACTATGGGAATAGTGGAATTTTCCACAGCTCTTGCATCCATGCACAGAACAAACCactatgggttttttttttcagatgacacaccaaaaaaaaaaaaaatcttcccatATACCGTATACCCTTTCTTTTCCTCCATCACTCTTCACCCTTTCCACTTGTTTATTTTCCCACAAGGGGTACAAACCGGGATAACAATAGTGGGTAGTGTCCAAAATGGGTTGCAGAGCACAGCACCTACAATACCCCACTGTGGAGCTGTGGGATTTCCCTCATAATGGGTTGAAGCCTACAAGCCAGTAGCCTAGAGAGGTGCAGACGAGTCCAGAGGCTGGACATCCAGCCTAGAGATACTGTCATACAATAGCATGAGGTTTTCactctcattttcacacacacacacacacacacacacacacacacacacacacttccactgaCTGCATTCACCCTGCACAGCTGCTATCCTGCGCCTGTCTGCTTCCAGTGACTCGAACCCTCACCCTTGCTTGCACTCTGTGGTTGGGGAAATCACCGTTTCCCAgagcttttttctgttttaaccACATGcgcatgtgatgtgtgtgtcttcacTCTGATTGAAGACATCTGGAAGAGATCTGTCTACTCCCATGATTTACCTTCCGACCACAGGCTGGCTACACAGTTCTGGCTCTCATTCCACTGCTCTGCATTAGTGGGTGTGCCGGTGTCTGGGTGTCTGTGCGTGA
This genomic stretch from Denticeps clupeoides chromosome 5, fDenClu1.1, whole genome shotgun sequence harbors:
- the aicda gene encoding single-stranded DNA cytosine deaminase, which encodes MITKLDSVLMTQKKFIYHYKNLRWARGRCETYLCFVVKRRIGPNSLSFDFGHLRNRSGCHVELLFLRHLGALCPGLWGSGPGEVKAFYSVTWFCSWSPCSDCSRRVANFLLRTPNLRLRIFVARLYFCDLEDSLEREGLRTLKRAGVHLSVMAYKDYYYCWQTFVARRQRAFKAWDGLLQNSVRLARKLNRILQPCETEDLRDAFALLGL
- the LOC114789705 gene encoding adaptin ear-binding coat-associated protein 1-like, whose translation is MAAEGEYESVLCVKSDVNVYRIPPRASNRGVRAADWKLDAPDWTGRMRVTAKGKVAYIKLEDKISGELFAQAPVEEYPGIAVETVSDSSRYFILRIQDGSGRSAFIGIGFGDRGDSFDFNVALQDHFKWVKQDNEISKQAQAPDLGPKLDLGFKEGQTITLNIGQAKKKEKSRPQGSGGFGLLPPPPGGKISSPAPNSSSSHDAVDSATGSLLDLDTNSSSAIVQSSQTNPSSDLWGDFSTSESCLPQPVEPESSSTSWVQF
- the mfap5 gene encoding microfibril associated protein 5, which produces MGSYPTILLLCCFHVLVRAQQAEVTLTENEEPTALTSDCREETYPCTRMYSVHRPVKRCIHSLCFYSLPRVYVINKEICVRTVCQQEEFLMAELCREKSGWPKRLSRSTKKRCLRQNPKTWSGRA